TCCTTCGTGACCGCGGCGACCGTCTCGATCTTGATCGTCTGGTCGGGGATCACGTAGTCGACGTCGGCGCCCTTCGACTGCGCGCGGATGGCCTCGTTCTCGTACGACAGGAGCACGTCGCCCTTGCCGTTCGTGAACGTGGTCAGCGCGTCGGCGGCGCTGTCGTCCTGCACCGGCACCTGCTTGAACAGCTGAAACAGGAACTGCTTTGCCTGCGCGGGCGTCTTGCCCTCCTTCAGCTGGGCTCCGTACGCCGCCATGACGTTCCAGCGAGCGCCGCCCGAGGTGAACGGGTTGGGCGTGATCACCTCGACGCCCGGCTTCAGCAGGTCGTCCCAGGTGTGGATGCCCTTGGGGTTGCCCTTGCGGACGACGAAGCTCACCACCGAGTCGACCAGCGCGCCGTGGTACTGGTTCTGATCCCAGCTGGCCGCGACCTTGCCGTCGTCGACCAGCCGCTGGACGTCCGGCTGCAACGCGAAGTGGACGAAGTCGGCTCCCTGGCCGGCATCGACCGCGCGGCTCTGGGCGCCTGACGGTCCGTAGGACTGCGAGAAGCTCACGTCCTTGCCGGCGGCGGTCTGGTTGAACGCCGAGATCAGGGCCGCATACGCGTCAGCGGGCGTCGAGTAGGCGACCAGCTCGATCTTGCTCGA
The sequence above is a segment of the Gaiellales bacterium genome. Coding sequences within it:
- a CDS encoding sulfate ABC transporter substrate-binding protein; translation: MYRIQIRAFALALVAAVLVAAGCGGSSSSSGGGGSSSKIELVAYSTPADAYAALISAFNQTAAGKDVSFSQSYGPSGAQSRAVDAGQGADFVHFALQPDVQRLVDDGKVAASWDQNQYHGALVDSVVSFVVRKGNPKGIHTWDDLLKPGVEVITPNPFTSGGARWNVMAAYGAQLKEGKTPAQAKQFLFQLFKQVPVQDDSAADALTTFTNGKGDVLLSYENEAIRAQSKGADVDYVIPDQTIKIETVAAVTKDAPPAAQKFLQYLYTPAAQKIWADNGYRPVVSGVTGKYSFPTPSQEFTIDDVGGWDKVMTDFFDPEKGIMAKVEQSIGVSTSS